Proteins from a single region of Rhodospirillales bacterium:
- a CDS encoding hydrogen peroxide-inducible genes activator: MHRPSLRQLSYLIALRERGSFIAAAEECAVTQSTLSAGIKELEIILSQPLVIRGRKATHLTPFGLEVYDNAQKIINDTDRIVARSKLISQPLSGPLRLGIIPTIAPYMLPDMLPKLIEKFPRLELQIHEDLTDRLLESLRKSQIDLALLAFPYNTPDMHQRILFEEKFYAAVGKHAGPAANSINIKDLKPEELLLLEDGHCLRDHALSACDLQLPKTRKTFSATSLPTLIQMVKAGYGITLLPEMACTPETIPPGIRLLPFNDKHPPTRQIGLCWRRGDPRARDYEMLAKV, from the coding sequence ATGCATAGACCCAGTCTCAGACAATTAAGTTATCTGATCGCCCTACGCGAACGCGGATCATTCATCGCCGCAGCAGAAGAATGTGCCGTAACACAAAGCACGCTGAGCGCAGGTATTAAAGAACTTGAAATCATCCTCAGCCAGCCACTCGTCATCCGGGGACGCAAAGCCACGCACCTCACGCCATTTGGCCTTGAAGTCTATGATAACGCACAAAAAATTATCAACGATACAGATCGTATCGTAGCAAGGTCAAAGCTAATATCTCAGCCCCTTAGCGGGCCACTGCGCCTCGGGATAATCCCCACCATAGCGCCCTATATGCTTCCCGATATGCTCCCAAAACTGATTGAAAAATTTCCCCGCCTGGAGCTACAAATCCACGAAGACCTTACCGACAGACTACTGGAATCATTAAGAAAATCACAAATCGACCTCGCCCTGCTCGCCTTTCCGTATAACACTCCAGACATGCATCAACGCATTTTGTTTGAAGAAAAATTCTACGCCGCCGTCGGCAAGCATGCTGGCCCAGCCGCAAATTCAATCAATATCAAAGACTTGAAGCCAGAAGAGCTACTCTTACTCGAAGACGGTCACTGCCTGCGCGACCATGCCCTGTCCGCCTGCGACCTTCAACTTCCCAAAACCCGCAAAACCTTTTCGGCAACCTCACTGCCCACCCTGATCCAAATGGTCAAAGCGGGCTACGGCATCACCCTCCTGCCGGAAATGGCCTGTACGCCCGAAACAATTCCGCCGGGCATCCGTCTGCTCCCCTTTAACGACAAACACCCGCCTACAAGGCAAATCGGCCTGTGCTGGCGCCGCGGCGACCCCCGCGCCCGCGATTATGAGATGCTCGCAAAAGTATAG
- a CDS encoding peroxiredoxin, whose translation MLGIGDQIPEFEITGVKPGFNVHEENGESAFEAITEKSFEGKWKVFFFYPKDFTFICPTEIVEFAKLNDEFADRDCVVLGGSTDNEFCKLAWRREHPDLSKLNQWSFADTNGSLIDGLGIREMQAGVALRATFIVDPHGVIQHVAVNGLNVGRNPKETLRILDALQSDELCPCNRAVGGETIDVHKEAQKIAA comes from the coding sequence ATGCTCGGTATTGGTGATCAAATTCCTGAATTCGAAATTACAGGTGTGAAGCCCGGCTTTAACGTGCACGAAGAAAATGGCGAAAGCGCGTTTGAGGCGATCACGGAAAAAAGTTTTGAAGGCAAGTGGAAGGTTTTCTTTTTCTACCCGAAAGATTTTACGTTTATCTGCCCGACAGAAATCGTCGAATTTGCAAAGCTGAATGATGAATTTGCAGACCGTGATTGTGTGGTTTTGGGTGGTTCTACAGATAATGAGTTTTGTAAACTGGCATGGCGTCGCGAGCATCCTGATTTGTCTAAGCTGAACCAGTGGTCATTTGCTGATACGAACGGTTCCTTGATTGACGGTTTGGGTATTCGTGAGATGCAGGCTGGCGTTGCGTTGCGTGCGACATTCATTGTCGATCCTCATGGCGTAATTCAGCATGTTGCCGTGAACGGCCTGAATGTGGGACGCAATCCGAAGGAAACCTTGCGCATTCTGGATGCGTTGCAATCTGATGAGCTGTGTCCGTGTAACCGTGCGGTTGGTGGCGAGACGATTGATGTTCATAAGGAAGCTCAGAAGATCGCGGCTTAA
- a CDS encoding carboxymuconolactone decarboxylase family protein translates to MSIDNLKNKMPDYAKDIKLNLSSLANEETLNSQQLWGAFVATAHAGRNVAVIREIEEEAAQYLSPEALEAAKAAAAIMAMNNVYYKFTGMMADYQAIPAKLRMNIIGNPGVDKVDFELWSLAVSAINGCQFCVKSHEKKIREGGLSLEQVQTAVRIAAVVQAVSAVLDGAAALGGDVAQAA, encoded by the coding sequence ATGTCTATTGATAATTTGAAAAATAAAATGCCGGACTATGCCAAGGATATTAAGTTGAATTTGTCGTCGCTGGCGAATGAGGAGACGCTGAACTCGCAGCAGCTTTGGGGGGCGTTTGTAGCGACAGCGCATGCCGGGCGCAATGTGGCTGTAATTCGTGAGATTGAGGAAGAAGCGGCGCAATATCTTTCGCCTGAGGCGCTGGAGGCGGCCAAGGCGGCGGCGGCGATTATGGCGATGAATAATGTTTATTATAAGTTCACCGGCATGATGGCGGATTATCAGGCCATTCCGGCGAAATTGCGGATGAATATTATCGGGAATCCGGGCGTGGACAAGGTTGATTTCGAGCTGTGGTCGCTGGCGGTTTCGGCGATTAACGGGTGTCAGTTCTGTGTGAAGTCGCATGAAAAGAAAATCCGTGAGGGCGGTTTGAGCTTGGAGCAGGTGCAAACCGCGGTGCGGATTGCGGCGGTTGTGCAGGCGGTTTCGGCTGTTCTGGACGGGGCTGCGGCACTGGGGGGAGATGTCGCACAGGCGGCTTAA
- a CDS encoding mechanosensitive ion channel — protein sequence MLENINIEEYWNIITNWCANHFWNTDTLYQGILLLIAFVLASISYSMFRSKAAKLIEKTKMPYAARRISNNLLRLLLPVVALIILVIGDQLLKSDIMGVNTALTEGVMKVLLAWVAIRTAVQFIANSAIRNFFALVIWTIAALSIFGLLHQTMTTLDSISFSIGDFRLSALIVIKSILSIFTLLYLAIFASSFAERRIFRIKSLTRSSQVLIAKVIRVALIVFALLVGVTSAGIDLSLFAVFGGAIGLGIGFGLQKGISNLFSGMLLLMDQSIKPGDVLELENGTFGWVNQMAARYTEIVTRDNKSFLIPNEELITQRVVNWSHGNSLIRLQVNFGTHYNSDPHKVIEIAEAVAAAAHERIHKDPPPVCHLTEFGDSSINFSVRFWIKDAEAGVTNIKGAVMLALWDAFKENAIEIPYPHREVYVHEVKKGA from the coding sequence ATGCTGGAAAATATCAACATCGAAGAATACTGGAATATCATTACAAACTGGTGCGCCAATCACTTTTGGAATACCGATACACTCTATCAAGGCATTTTACTCCTCATCGCCTTTGTCTTAGCCAGCATCAGCTACAGTATGTTTCGCAGCAAAGCTGCAAAACTAATCGAAAAAACAAAAATGCCGTATGCCGCGCGGCGTATATCAAACAACCTGCTGCGCCTGCTCCTGCCAGTCGTTGCCTTGATCATTCTGGTGATCGGCGACCAACTCCTCAAATCCGATATTATGGGTGTCAACACCGCTCTAACCGAAGGTGTAATGAAAGTTTTACTGGCCTGGGTTGCCATCCGCACCGCCGTCCAGTTCATTGCCAACAGCGCCATCCGCAACTTCTTCGCTCTCGTGATCTGGACCATAGCCGCGCTCAGCATCTTCGGCCTGCTCCACCAAACCATGACGACATTGGATTCCATATCCTTCAGCATCGGAGATTTCCGCCTCTCCGCCCTCATCGTCATAAAAAGCATCCTGTCGATATTCACATTGCTGTATCTGGCCATATTCGCCTCCAGCTTTGCAGAACGCCGGATATTCAGAATCAAAAGCCTGACCCGCTCTTCACAGGTTCTGATAGCCAAAGTGATCCGCGTCGCCCTCATCGTCTTCGCCCTGCTCGTCGGCGTCACATCAGCCGGCATCGACCTCTCCCTGTTCGCCGTCTTCGGCGGCGCCATCGGCTTGGGAATTGGTTTCGGCCTGCAAAAAGGCATCTCGAATCTGTTTTCCGGCATGCTACTGCTGATGGACCAGTCCATCAAACCCGGCGACGTGCTGGAACTTGAAAACGGCACCTTCGGCTGGGTCAACCAGATGGCCGCACGCTACACCGAAATCGTCACCCGTGACAACAAATCCTTCCTCATCCCCAATGAAGAACTCATCACCCAGCGCGTGGTAAACTGGAGCCACGGCAACTCCCTCATCCGCCTGCAGGTAAATTTCGGAACGCATTACAACTCCGACCCGCATAAAGTCATAGAAATTGCCGAAGCCGTCGCTGCCGCCGCGCACGAGCGCATCCACAAGGATCCGCCGCCCGTATGCCATCTAACAGAATTTGGCGACAGCTCGATAAACTTCTCTGTGCGTTTCTGGATCAAGGACGCCGAAGCCGGAGTAACGAACATCAAAGGCGCCGTCATGCTCGCCTTATGGGACGCGTTCAAGGAAAACGCCATCGAAATCCCCTACCCCCACCGCGAAGTCTATGTGCACGAGGTTAAAAAAGGCGCTTAA
- a CDS encoding TetR/AcrR family transcriptional regulator, which translates to MSQAALQKNNAQTTPTMQARKGRPRSQKSKTAILKATNSLLLHMSVQELSIEAIAKKAKVGKTTIYRWWPNKTAVVMDALRAQPGIQSPLPTPKNNTEAIIMQLDKLIRMLDGNNGDTIAQLFSEAQADDKAQKIFARTFLTPLIDAVEFSIEQGKDHKEFRSSLNTKLAVDLLCGPIFFRLMSRPADLNEEFRETYPKEAVRLISA; encoded by the coding sequence ATGTCTCAGGCTGCATTACAAAAAAACAACGCGCAAACCACACCAACAATGCAAGCGCGCAAAGGCCGTCCGCGCAGCCAAAAATCGAAAACAGCCATTTTGAAGGCCACCAATTCTTTGCTGCTGCACATGAGCGTTCAGGAACTCTCCATCGAAGCAATCGCTAAAAAGGCCAAAGTTGGCAAAACGACAATTTATCGCTGGTGGCCGAACAAAACCGCCGTTGTCATGGACGCCCTGCGCGCTCAACCTGGCATCCAAAGCCCCCTCCCTACACCGAAAAACAATACTGAAGCCATTATCATGCAGCTTGATAAACTCATCCGTATGCTCGACGGCAACAATGGTGACACCATCGCCCAACTTTTTTCTGAAGCACAAGCCGATGACAAAGCTCAGAAAATTTTCGCAAGAACATTTCTTACCCCCCTCATCGATGCCGTCGAATTCAGCATCGAACAAGGCAAAGACCACAAAGAATTTCGCTCATCCTTAAACACAAAACTGGCTGTGGATTTACTGTGCGGACCAATATTCTTCCGCCTTATGTCCCGTCCGGCGGATTTAAACGAAGAATTCCGCGAAACATACCCGAAAGAAGCGGTGCGCCTGATCAGCGCATAA
- a CDS encoding penicillin-binding protein activator, translating to MTQRFKTAFIALFLIAPLLVLGACQTGSGYRPHTSVPQAPAQQAPGILSSTSSDELLGNQQNPITPTDHMINLPTVKVGILLPLSGQHQKLGDSMLKAAQMALFEIGHANLELIPRDTKGTAAGAQAAARSAIDSGAQLLLGPVFAPAVRSAKPVAQRAHINMIAFSTDWTLANSNTYVMGFMPFDQVKRVTSFAARHGITRVGVLAPDTNYGRIVSNAFNAAAPHYNITITENISYPAGTSNLAPIVKTFTHYEARKSAGALAQTPFDAVLMPVGDQDARAIASLLSHYNLPPRSVRRIGTGLFDEASLASEANLEGAWFAAPDPAARHSFEQRFINTYGTHPPRLATLAFDATALSAILARRGLQSTGRPAFDHTAITNPNGFSGLDGIFRFRQDNTAERGLAVLEFRRGRLGVIDQAPKSFQNMTQ from the coding sequence ATGACACAAAGATTTAAAACCGCTTTTATTGCTCTCTTTCTCATCGCGCCCCTTCTTGTGCTCGGCGCATGCCAGACCGGCAGTGGATATAGACCGCACACAAGCGTTCCACAAGCCCCGGCCCAACAAGCCCCCGGCATCTTAAGCTCAACATCCTCTGACGAACTCCTTGGCAACCAGCAAAACCCCATAACACCCACGGACCACATGATTAACCTGCCCACCGTAAAAGTCGGCATCCTGCTTCCTTTAAGCGGTCAGCACCAAAAACTCGGCGATTCAATGCTCAAGGCCGCACAAATGGCTCTGTTTGAAATCGGACACGCCAACCTTGAACTCATCCCGCGCGATACAAAAGGCACTGCCGCAGGTGCGCAAGCCGCAGCCCGGTCTGCAATCGATTCCGGTGCTCAACTTCTCCTCGGCCCGGTCTTTGCCCCGGCAGTTCGCAGCGCAAAACCCGTCGCCCAACGCGCACACATCAATATGATCGCCTTTTCCACCGACTGGACCCTTGCCAATAGCAACACCTACGTCATGGGCTTTATGCCCTTTGACCAGGTCAAACGCGTCACCAGCTTCGCAGCAAGGCACGGCATAACCCGAGTCGGTGTGCTTGCCCCCGATACCAATTATGGCCGCATCGTTTCAAACGCATTTAACGCCGCCGCCCCACACTATAACATCACCATTACTGAAAACATCAGCTACCCTGCCGGAACATCAAACCTCGCCCCCATCGTAAAAACCTTTACCCACTATGAGGCACGCAAAAGCGCTGGTGCCTTGGCCCAAACGCCTTTCGACGCCGTACTGATGCCCGTAGGCGATCAAGATGCACGTGCTATCGCCAGCCTGCTCTCCCACTATAACCTCCCCCCGCGCAGTGTCCGGCGTATTGGAACTGGCCTGTTTGATGAAGCCTCACTAGCCAGCGAAGCCAACCTGGAAGGCGCATGGTTTGCCGCGCCTGATCCGGCTGCGCGCCATAGCTTTGAACAACGTTTTATAAACACCTATGGAACCCACCCCCCGCGTTTAGCGACACTGGCCTTCGACGCCACAGCCCTGTCCGCTATTCTTGCTAGGCGCGGCCTGCAATCAACGGGTCGGCCAGCCTTTGACCACACAGCGATAACCAACCCGAACGGCTTCTCCGGCCTTGACGGTATATTCCGCTTCCGCCAGGATAACACAGCTGAACGCGGACTGGCCGTTCTCGAGTTTCGCCGCGGCAGGCTGGGCGTCATTGATCAAGCCCCAAAAAGCTTTCAGAATATGACCCAATAA
- the rsmI gene encoding 16S rRNA (cytidine(1402)-2'-O)-methyltransferase, translated as MSEKLSQSESKEKKRGWLLPDDAGRGLTPGLYLVATPIGNLRDISLRALDTLSQADGVLCEDTRVSGKLLKHYEIAQKLSVYNDHSDETVRAKIVARIGRGEALALISDAGMPLVSDPGYKLVADVQRAGLNVTSVPGANAVLAGLQLSGLGSDRFSFMGFLPSKSAARRSILCEWQGSPGTLIAFETAPRLLAALDDIESALPGRRVAVVRELTKLYEEVRCDDVAALRAHYEERGPVKGEIVLVIEAAQVRTYSEDDLKALLEKALKEMSTRDAAAQVAEVSGQPKKVLYALALEISK; from the coding sequence ATGTCCGAGAAATTATCACAAAGCGAGAGTAAAGAAAAAAAACGCGGATGGCTACTGCCAGATGATGCCGGGCGGGGTTTAACGCCGGGATTATATCTGGTGGCGACGCCGATTGGGAATTTGCGCGATATATCCTTGCGGGCGCTGGATACTCTTAGCCAGGCAGATGGAGTTTTGTGTGAGGATACGCGGGTTTCGGGTAAGTTGCTGAAACATTACGAGATTGCGCAGAAGCTGAGCGTTTATAATGACCATAGTGATGAAACGGTGCGTGCGAAGATTGTGGCGCGGATTGGTCGTGGTGAGGCGCTGGCCCTGATTAGTGATGCGGGGATGCCGTTGGTGTCTGACCCTGGGTATAAGCTGGTGGCAGACGTGCAGCGGGCTGGTTTGAATGTGACTAGCGTACCGGGGGCGAATGCGGTGCTTGCTGGGTTGCAGCTTTCGGGGCTGGGTTCGGACAGGTTTTCATTTATGGGATTTTTGCCGTCGAAAAGCGCTGCGCGCCGGAGCATTTTATGTGAGTGGCAAGGATCTCCGGGGACGTTGATTGCGTTTGAAACGGCGCCACGGTTGCTGGCGGCACTGGATGATATTGAGAGTGCGTTGCCGGGTCGGCGTGTGGCTGTGGTGCGCGAATTGACCAAGCTTTATGAGGAAGTGCGTTGTGATGATGTGGCGGCTTTGCGCGCGCATTATGAGGAGCGGGGGCCAGTAAAGGGGGAGATTGTGCTGGTGATTGAGGCTGCGCAGGTGCGAACGTATAGCGAGGATGATCTGAAGGCGTTGTTGGAAAAGGCGCTTAAAGAAATGAGTACGAGAGATGCGGCGGCGCAGGTGGCTGAGGTGAGCGGACAGCCGAAAAAGGTACTTTATGCACTGGCGCTGGAGATTTCGAAGTGA
- a CDS encoding YraN family protein, which yields MSRLTKEAAYQRGVAAEQAAARYLQRQGYKILEQRYKTRVGEIDLIVRRGEMLVFVEVKAHKDPESALYAVTPRTRRRIEGAAGQYLADHEEASGLSMRFDVIVVPPESLRKGLNLLGAVSIRHLDNAWLSGQ from the coding sequence GTGAGCAGGCTAACGAAAGAGGCTGCTTATCAGCGCGGCGTGGCGGCTGAGCAGGCGGCTGCACGATATTTGCAGCGACAAGGGTATAAGATTTTAGAGCAGCGTTATAAAACGCGGGTTGGGGAGATTGATCTTATCGTGCGTCGGGGGGAGATGCTGGTGTTTGTCGAGGTTAAGGCGCATAAAGACCCGGAGAGCGCGCTGTATGCGGTTACGCCGCGTACGCGTCGACGGATTGAAGGCGCTGCGGGGCAATATCTGGCGGATCATGAGGAGGCGTCGGGCCTTTCCATGCGGTTTGATGTGATTGTGGTGCCGCCTGAATCTTTAAGAAAAGGGCTTAATCTGTTGGGGGCAGTTTCTATACGTCATCTGGACAATGCGTGGTTGTCTGGTCAATAA